A section of the Clostridium felsineum DSM 794 genome encodes:
- a CDS encoding helix-turn-helix domain-containing protein, with protein MTFDEQFKIELKKYMQDNFINPNILASKAGINKHVFTEILNNNSRKVYGDEVAGICNATGLTLKEILKLNKKDNPYVSMNSNNLQKT; from the coding sequence ATGACATTTGACGAGCAATTTAAGATTGAATTGAAGAAGTATATGCAGGATAATTTTATTAACCCAAACATACTTGCAAGCAAAGCTGGAATAAATAAACATGTATTTACTGAAATACTTAACAATAACTCTCGTAAAGTTTATGGAGATGAAGTTGCAGGAATATGCAACGCTACAGGATTAACCCTTAAAGAAATATTGAAATTAAACAAGAAGGACAACCCTTATGTGAGTATGAATAGTAACAATTTACAAAAAACTTAA
- a CDS encoding sulfite exporter TauE/SafE family protein, translated as MSIKKSTIKVYDMTCSSCEKKIEKALKNLSGITYVKANFIKQTVTVEYNDDICTLAMIKTSINNVGYRTETKNIYKIIGFIFIALFMIYMSNSASGFDITSKLNGATYLIIFFVGVLTSIHCVGMCGGIMLSQSISKETNKPSSIKSTIFYNSGRILSYTIMGGLVGAFGSVFNLSLGLKSALQIFAAVFMIIMGLNISGFSFFRRIQLKLPFSKYVFKKAPKTPFFIGMLNGLMPCGPLQTMQLYALSTGSPLKGAISMFVFSLGTIPLMLTFGVFSSYISKGSTKTLLKFSGVLVMALGIIMGLRGLALAGINVPTVNSISASVLASSSSNKSTDSNSKAKLVNGVQVIKMTADENGYTPNGLYVEKNKPVKWIIYGKSLNSCNGTVEIPSLNKEMVLKPGENIIEFTPKNNDISFSCSMGMIRGVIKVVDNLASVDTSKNDSSIPKSNGSMSCCTGNSSSSNSSIYGNDLSKVPTATLINKASISQNVQTLTLTGKGYEFKPLIAVLNKAIDTNLTLDLSNFDNPSGEYSIINLTTQETVTTFNYDKSPINVTFKINSSGRYGITKSGSLLEVIEVVDDLNTVDLEQIRSKYLGN; from the coding sequence ATGAGTATTAAAAAAAGTACCATAAAGGTATATGATATGACCTGTTCTTCTTGTGAAAAGAAAATTGAAAAAGCATTAAAAAATCTTTCTGGCATTACTTACGTTAAAGCTAATTTTATCAAACAAACTGTTACTGTAGAGTACAACGATGATATCTGCACTTTGGCTATGATTAAAACTTCAATAAATAATGTAGGCTATAGAACGGAAACTAAAAATATTTATAAAATAATTGGATTTATCTTCATTGCTCTTTTTATGATTTACATGAGTAATTCAGCTTCAGGCTTTGATATAACTTCAAAACTAAATGGAGCTACATATCTTATAATATTCTTTGTAGGAGTATTAACCTCAATCCACTGTGTTGGTATGTGCGGTGGTATAATGCTTTCTCAAAGCATTAGTAAAGAAACCAATAAGCCTTCCTCTATAAAATCAACTATTTTCTATAATAGTGGAAGAATTTTATCCTATACTATTATGGGTGGACTAGTTGGTGCATTTGGTTCTGTATTTAATCTATCATTAGGTTTAAAATCTGCCCTACAAATATTTGCTGCCGTATTTATGATTATTATGGGACTTAACATAAGTGGTTTTAGCTTTTTTAGAAGAATTCAGCTAAAACTTCCTTTCTCAAAATATGTATTTAAAAAAGCTCCTAAAACACCATTTTTTATTGGAATGCTAAATGGCTTGATGCCTTGTGGTCCTCTGCAAACTATGCAGCTTTATGCTCTAAGCACAGGAAGTCCTTTAAAGGGAGCTATTTCTATGTTTGTTTTTTCTCTAGGTACTATTCCCTTAATGCTAACCTTCGGTGTGTTTTCTTCGTATATAAGTAAAGGAAGTACAAAAACCTTATTGAAATTTAGTGGTGTACTTGTAATGGCTTTAGGTATTATAATGGGCTTACGCGGATTAGCTCTCGCTGGTATAAATGTTCCTACTGTCAACAGCATAAGTGCCTCTGTACTGGCCTCTTCATCCTCAAATAAAAGTACTGACTCTAATTCCAAAGCAAAACTGGTAAATGGAGTACAAGTAATTAAAATGACTGCTGATGAAAATGGTTATACGCCAAATGGACTATATGTTGAAAAAAATAAACCTGTAAAGTGGATTATATACGGAAAATCTTTAAATTCCTGTAATGGAACTGTTGAAATTCCATCACTAAATAAAGAGATGGTTTTAAAGCCTGGTGAAAATATAATTGAATTCACACCAAAAAATAATGATATTTCCTTTAGTTGCTCAATGGGCATGATTAGAGGAGTAATCAAAGTTGTAGATAATTTAGCTTCAGTAGATACCTCTAAAAATGATTCTTCAATTCCAAAGTCGAATGGTTCAATGAGCTGTTGTACTGGAAATTCTTCCTCCTCTAATTCTAGTATTTATGGAAATGATTTATCAAAGGTTCCTACAGCTACTCTAATTAATAAGGCTAGTATATCTCAAAATGTTCAAACTTTAACACTTACAGGTAAAGGATATGAGTTCAAACCTCTTATAGCCGTATTAAATAAAGCTATAGACACAAATTTAACCTTAGATTTAAGTAATTTTGATAATCCTAGTGGCGAATACTCCATAATAAATCTTACTACACAAGAAACTGTAACCACATTTAATTACGACAAATCGCCAATTAATGTAACTTTTAAAATAAATTCAAGCGGACGATATGGAATAACAAAAAGTGGCAGTTTATTAGAAGTAATAGAAGTAGTTGATGATTTGAATACTGTAGATTTAGAACAAATTAGATCAAAATATTTAGGCAACTAA
- a CDS encoding MBOAT family O-acyltransferase yields the protein MLFSSIVFLFYFFPAVLLLYYICSFSRRLQNVVLLLASLVFYAWGDFGFLGTMVISIIVNYILGLLVGKFRERKFAPKFIVFVTCAYNLGMLFVFKYLGFVVKNINQVGGHKLTIPSIALPIGISYFTFKSISYVVDVYRNKVQAEKNPLNIGLYIAFFPEVISGPISRYVKVGEQIKNREHSWQKFSVGCCRFLTGLGKKVIISNSVAVIADKVFTMSSNGSVPVTLAWLGSIAYTLQIFFDFSGYSDMVIGLGLMFGFKIDENFDYPYISKSITEFWRRWHISLSSWFRDYIYIPLGGSRVDNKDKLIRNLFIVWVSTGVWHGAEWTFIMWGFLNFVFIALEKVFSFDDLKIHPVIKHIYALFVINLGWVLFRSTNLIQAGKYVSSMFGLAGNSFWSNYTFMFIKENAIIFIAGIILSMPIAKKVNKLVFEKAPGYKILNGIYPIAVLGLFFICISYLIKGTYNPFIYLKF from the coding sequence GTGTTATTTTCAAGTATTGTTTTTTTATTTTACTTTTTCCCAGCAGTCTTGCTTTTGTACTATATTTGTTCTTTTTCAAGAAGATTACAGAATGTAGTTTTACTTTTGGCAAGTTTGGTTTTCTATGCATGGGGTGATTTTGGTTTCTTAGGAACTATGGTTATATCCATAATTGTAAATTATATTTTGGGTCTCTTAGTGGGGAAATTTAGGGAAAGAAAATTTGCTCCTAAATTTATTGTATTTGTAACCTGTGCGTATAATCTCGGTATGTTATTTGTATTTAAATATTTAGGCTTTGTTGTAAAAAACATAAATCAAGTAGGTGGGCATAAGCTTACTATTCCTAGTATAGCACTTCCTATAGGTATATCTTATTTTACATTTAAGTCAATATCATATGTGGTAGATGTTTATAGAAATAAAGTGCAAGCAGAAAAAAATCCTTTAAATATTGGATTGTATATAGCCTTCTTCCCAGAAGTTATTTCAGGACCTATTTCACGTTATGTTAAAGTTGGAGAACAAATAAAGAATAGGGAACATAGTTGGCAAAAATTTTCTGTAGGATGTTGTAGATTTCTTACTGGTTTAGGTAAAAAGGTTATAATATCAAACAGTGTTGCAGTTATAGCTGATAAAGTTTTTACAATGAGTTCAAATGGATCAGTACCAGTTACTTTAGCTTGGCTAGGATCTATCGCATACACACTACAAATATTTTTTGATTTCTCAGGATATTCAGATATGGTTATAGGTCTTGGACTTATGTTTGGATTTAAAATTGATGAAAACTTTGATTATCCATATATATCAAAATCCATAACAGAATTTTGGAGAAGATGGCATATATCTTTGAGTTCTTGGTTTAGAGATTATATTTACATTCCACTCGGTGGTTCAAGAGTTGATAACAAAGATAAGCTTATAAGAAATTTATTTATAGTATGGGTTAGTACAGGTGTATGGCATGGTGCAGAATGGACCTTTATAATGTGGGGATTCTTAAATTTTGTATTTATTGCCCTTGAGAAGGTATTCTCATTTGATGATTTAAAAATACATCCTGTAATTAAGCATATATACGCTCTTTTTGTAATAAATCTTGGATGGGTTTTATTTAGATCAACCAATTTAATACAAGCGGGTAAATATGTTTCTTCTATGTTTGGTTTAGCAGGTAATTCTTTTTGGAGTAATTACACCTTCATGTTCATCAAAGAAAATGCAATTATATTTATAGCTGGAATTATACTATCAATGCCTATTGCTAAAAAAGTAAATAAACTTGTTTTTGAGAAGGCACCTGGCTATAAAATATTAAATGGAATATATCCTATTGCAGTATTAGGTTTGTTCTTTATATGCATTTCTTATTTAATAAAAGGAACATATAATCCATTTATATATCTTAAATTTTAA
- a CDS encoding glycosyltransferase: MKLKKQKSNERILICCTVIFTIIYLIWRITCTLPLGGTIVSLVAAIILLVVEIMGMFEAAVHFYNMSSIEQPERPKVSEDLFPDVDVFIATYNEPRELLYKTINGCVNMDYPDKKKVHIYLCDDGNRPEMKELADHMGINYITRTERKGSKAGNLNNAMAHSKSPLIATFDADMIPMHDFLMACVPYFLTEEKVGFIQTPQSFYNPDLFQYNLFSENRIPNEQDYFYRDIQVSRNKTNSVIYGGTNTVIARQALNDVGGFYTEAITEDFATGIYIESKGYHCYAIDEIHASGLAPEDLKGLVKQRERWARGCIQTGKRLNILMIKGLTLKQKLNYLSSISYWFSGIKRLIYILSPILFSVFGVIVVKCNLWQVLVFWLPMYLLTNASLKGLSKNIRTNKWTSIYDTILFPSLILPVILETIGISQNKFAVTRKGGAVSDKSYQRKKAIPHIILVILSFLGIINCFRLIFTKDTLAYSVVLFWLIANLYNILMSVFFMLGRTPHRKSERANVSIDCSINKKGVEVKGKTKDISEGGVSVVLDAPIDVYENNSVEIKLDTDRYSCTFEAEVVHVDRLQDKWKYAFKIIDISEENYKQLLYVIYDRPPVLPKYISKSNSIFDDIRLNVLTRSKKVNQFNRKHPRLEIRKKLESRECGELEIINFDYAYALIKTASQYNNVKHINISILPDTILKCSLEKKMDYETNNNKTKKPFEESIKLYRIDNYDEISDNTELQKALNNWANEYETMKKIEIKKKKKAGPSDELNEMAYL, encoded by the coding sequence ATGAAATTGAAGAAGCAAAAGAGTAATGAAAGAATTTTAATTTGCTGCACAGTAATCTTTACTATAATTTATCTTATATGGAGAATTACTTGCACATTACCTTTAGGAGGTACAATAGTATCTCTTGTGGCTGCAATAATACTTTTAGTTGTTGAAATAATGGGTATGTTTGAGGCAGCAGTTCACTTTTACAATATGTCTAGCATAGAACAGCCTGAAAGACCAAAGGTTTCAGAAGACTTATTTCCAGATGTTGATGTTTTTATTGCTACTTACAATGAACCTAGAGAATTGTTGTATAAAACAATAAACGGATGTGTCAACATGGACTATCCTGATAAGAAAAAAGTACATATTTATTTATGTGACGATGGTAATAGACCTGAAATGAAAGAACTTGCTGATCATATGGGAATAAACTACATAACAAGAACTGAGAGAAAAGGTTCAAAGGCAGGTAACTTAAATAATGCCATGGCACATTCAAAATCACCATTGATTGCAACCTTTGATGCTGATATGATTCCTATGCATGACTTTTTAATGGCATGTGTACCATATTTTCTTACAGAAGAAAAGGTTGGATTTATTCAGACCCCTCAAAGTTTTTACAATCCTGATTTATTCCAATATAATTTGTTTTCAGAAAATAGAATACCAAATGAGCAAGATTATTTTTATAGAGATATTCAAGTTTCAAGGAATAAGACTAATTCTGTAATTTATGGTGGTACTAATACTGTAATAGCTAGACAAGCATTGAATGATGTTGGAGGATTCTATACAGAAGCAATAACTGAAGACTTTGCAACAGGAATATATATTGAAAGCAAAGGATATCATTGTTATGCAATAGATGAAATACACGCATCAGGTTTAGCACCAGAAGACTTAAAAGGACTTGTAAAACAGCGTGAAAGATGGGCTAGAGGATGTATACAAACAGGAAAGCGTTTGAACATACTTATGATAAAAGGCTTAACTTTAAAGCAAAAGTTAAATTACTTATCATCTATTTCATATTGGTTTTCTGGAATAAAAAGGCTTATATATATTCTTTCACCTATACTATTTTCCGTATTTGGAGTAATAGTTGTTAAGTGTAATTTATGGCAGGTTCTTGTATTTTGGCTTCCAATGTATTTATTAACAAATGCATCTCTTAAAGGATTATCAAAAAATATAAGAACTAACAAATGGACAAGTATATATGATACTATTTTGTTTCCTTCGCTAATATTACCAGTAATTTTAGAAACTATAGGAATATCACAGAACAAATTTGCTGTAACCAGAAAAGGTGGGGCAGTTAGTGACAAGTCTTATCAGAGGAAGAAAGCAATTCCTCATATTATTCTTGTAATTTTATCTTTTCTTGGAATAATAAATTGTTTTAGATTAATTTTTACAAAAGATACTTTAGCGTATTCGGTGGTATTATTTTGGTTAATAGCTAATTTATATAATATATTAATGTCAGTATTCTTTATGCTTGGTAGAACTCCACATAGAAAATCTGAGAGAGCTAACGTTAGCATAGATTGTAGCATTAATAAAAAAGGCGTAGAAGTAAAAGGTAAAACAAAAGATATTTCTGAGGGCGGAGTTTCAGTTGTTTTAGATGCACCAATAGATGTATACGAAAATAATTCAGTTGAAATTAAGCTTGATACAGACAGGTATTCTTGTACTTTTGAAGCAGAGGTTGTTCATGTAGATAGGCTTCAAGATAAATGGAAATATGCTTTTAAAATAATTGATATTTCAGAAGAAAATTACAAGCAACTTCTTTATGTAATATATGATAGACCACCTGTACTTCCTAAATACATTAGTAAAAGTAATAGTATATTTGATGATATAAGACTTAATGTTTTAACTAGAAGTAAAAAGGTTAATCAATTTAATAGAAAGCATCCAAGACTTGAGATAAGAAAAAAATTAGAATCCAGAGAATGTGGAGAATTAGAAATTATAAATTTTGATTATGCATATGCACTTATAAAAACTGCTTCTCAATATAACAATGTAAAGCATATTAATATTTCTATTTTGCCAGATACTATACTTAAGTGTTCACTTGAGAAAAAGATGGATTACGAAACTAATAATAATAAAACAAAAAAACCATTTGAGGAATCTATTAAGCTTTATAGAATTGATAATTATGATGAAATTTCTGACAACACAGAGCTTCAGAAAGCATTAAATAATTGGGCAAATGAATATGAAACTATGAAGAAAATAGAGATTAAAAAGAAAAAGAAGGCAGGCCCTTCTGATGAGCTCAATGAAATGGCATATTTGTAA
- a CDS encoding helix-turn-helix domain-containing protein: MFKHEIGRKLKAARENANLKQSEVAKIIGSTFQKISSFETGRTRVDLETLIRLCEIYNVDADYILSTDQKNSNNITLKPEESNLIIKLRQLPDSVKEDITDFVNMKYNKLTISFLKNK, from the coding sequence ATGTTTAAGCATGAAATAGGCCGCAAATTAAAGGCAGCTCGCGAAAACGCAAATTTAAAACAATCCGAAGTAGCCAAAATAATTGGTTCTACTTTTCAAAAAATAAGTAGTTTCGAAACAGGACGTACACGTGTTGATCTTGAAACTTTAATTAGGCTATGTGAAATTTATAATGTTGATGCCGATTATATCCTATCTACAGATCAAAAAAATTCAAATAACATAACTTTAAAACCAGAAGAATCAAATTTAATAATAAAACTTCGTCAATTACCCGATTCTGTGAAAGAAGATATTACAGATTTTGTAAATATGAAATACAATAAACTCACTATTTCTTTTTTAAAAAACAAGTAA
- a CDS encoding GNAT family N-acetyltransferase: protein MIKNNFDKEKVANNKYFIVSDRLGFGIWKRCDLKNATELWGNSKITKYITASGKMSSSDIEKRLIKEIETYKENKVQYWPIFIKATGENVGVCGLHPYNIKNKIFEMGVHLKEEYWGRGIAMEACILVMKYAFKEVKAKEIFVGHNPKNTASEKLIKKLGFTYIKDEFYKPTGLYHPSYIISYKEFINLTNG, encoded by the coding sequence ATGATTAAGAATAATTTTGATAAAGAAAAAGTAGCTAATAATAAATATTTTATAGTATCAGATAGATTAGGATTTGGAATTTGGAAAAGATGTGATTTGAAAAATGCTACAGAACTTTGGGGAAATAGCAAAATTACAAAGTATATTACAGCAAGTGGCAAAATGTCAAGTTCAGATATTGAAAAAAGGCTTATAAAGGAAATAGAAACCTACAAAGAAAACAAAGTTCAGTATTGGCCTATATTCATTAAAGCTACAGGAGAAAATGTTGGGGTTTGTGGACTACATCCATATAATATTAAAAATAAGATTTTTGAGATGGGAGTACATTTGAAGGAAGAATATTGGGGTAGGGGAATAGCTATGGAAGCTTGCATATTGGTTATGAAATATGCTTTCAAAGAAGTAAAAGCTAAAGAAATTTTTGTAGGACACAATCCTAAGAATACAGCATCAGAAAAGCTTATAAAAAAATTAGGGTTTACTTATATTAAGGATGAGTTTTATAAGCCAACAGGATTATATCATCCGTCTTACATAATTAGTTACAAAGAATTTATCAATTTAACTAATGGTTAA
- a CDS encoding alginate O-acetyltransferase AlgX-related protein, with product MKRIMKRSNEKSTSGIFGKKFITSIIFIIFLITFSIENLIVSYKPLLEAYKTQKKASASVKDTISSIQYAMEDNVFMKYKFVDAYSYIQRLMFKNEESNFEVVKDKDGILHYSYFADQANPVYELARRTEAFKNGLKDKNVKFAYIMPPDKYIAGKTQFPTGIPYNYVNETTDQFLNILKEKNIDTIDLRKNLDKSGIPTDKLFYRTDHHWQIPTVFWEFGQLVNTFDKKYSLNLDPNNFYTNKDNYNFITYKDSFAGSMARKTGITYAGDDDFILAYPKFKTSYNYYSKTGKLIFNMNGRFEEVLLTTSPFSSQYKDYDTESDKYSMYLLGNQGITHITNKNNPNGPKMLFVKDSLTVPLAAFLSTVCSDVYLVDPRYYSGSIPDFVNSVKVNYVFISYSPQDLDTSFFNFYEKK from the coding sequence ATGAAAAGAATTATGAAGAGGAGCAATGAAAAAAGCACAAGCGGAATTTTTGGTAAAAAATTTATAACATCTATCATATTCATTATTTTCCTCATTACATTTTCGATAGAGAATTTAATTGTTTCATATAAACCTTTACTAGAAGCATATAAAACTCAAAAAAAAGCTTCTGCTTCGGTTAAAGATACGATAAGTTCTATTCAATATGCTATGGAAGATAATGTATTTATGAAGTATAAATTTGTAGATGCATATAGCTATATACAAAGATTAATGTTTAAAAATGAGGAATCAAACTTTGAAGTTGTTAAGGATAAAGATGGAATTCTTCATTATAGTTATTTTGCGGATCAAGCTAATCCTGTATACGAATTAGCAAGAAGGACGGAGGCATTTAAAAACGGACTTAAAGATAAGAATGTAAAGTTTGCATATATTATGCCTCCAGATAAGTATATTGCAGGCAAAACACAATTTCCGACTGGAATTCCATACAATTATGTAAATGAAACTACAGATCAATTTTTAAATATACTTAAAGAGAAGAATATAGATACAATTGATCTTCGTAAGAATTTAGATAAAAGTGGAATACCTACAGATAAACTGTTCTACAGGACTGACCACCATTGGCAGATACCAACTGTATTTTGGGAATTTGGACAGCTTGTAAATACATTTGATAAAAAGTATTCACTAAATCTTGATCCAAATAATTTTTATACTAATAAAGATAATTATAACTTTATAACATATAAAGATTCGTTTGCTGGTTCTATGGCAAGAAAAACAGGAATTACATATGCTGGAGATGATGATTTTATACTAGCATATCCTAAATTTAAAACTTCATATAATTATTATAGTAAAACAGGAAAATTAATATTTAATATGAATGGTAGATTTGAAGAAGTGCTTTTAACAACATCACCTTTTAGTAGTCAATATAAAGATTATGATACAGAGTCTGATAAATACTCCATGTATCTTTTAGGTAATCAAGGTATTACTCATATAACTAATAAGAATAATCCTAATGGACCTAAGATGCTTTTTGTTAAGGATTCTTTAACAGTACCTCTTGCAGCATTTTTATCTACAGTATGCTCAGATGTGTATTTAGTAGATCCTAGATACTACAGTGGTAGTATTCCTGATTTTGTGAATAGTGTAAAGGTTAATTATGTATTTATATCTTATTCACCACAGGATTTAGATACTAGTTTCTTTAACTTTTATGAGAAGAAATAG
- a CDS encoding glycosyl hydrolase family 18 protein has protein sequence MNTPRKFLILVVIINILIFNTTLTLAKPLMKTSTPSVPAAPNSLTYSSVTTNSVTLNWNKVSGASGYRIYRALSNDSNYSLVTTISTNTYTNISLTLNTKYWYFVQAYNPYGTSLDSTHISITTDSELLTTKKLVLGFTTYYYSGDTSSYNSIVSNASSIDEIATHTYLTDGSGNISGIVPTNQINYSNSNAIKTLATVQNNFDGAISKNLLESSTNRQTLIGNILTSLKNNGYKGVNIDLEGVYYYDRSYLTTFMNELYSTLKPQGFYVTISVPAKTSDSPNASWNGAFDYASLSKAADQVILMAYDEHYSGGTPGPIASIGWTQNVVKYALTVIPKEKILLGSAAYGYDWYSNQAKAYSIYGIYNLSSKYNTPINWDLTSKSPYFYYTDLNGINHSVWFENAESLNYKLDLVNTYDLGGLAIWRLGLENSDYFTSIKTKFNR, from the coding sequence TTGAATACTCCAAGAAAATTTTTAATCCTTGTGGTAATAATCAATATTCTGATTTTCAACACTACACTTACACTTGCAAAGCCCCTTATGAAAACTTCAACTCCAAGTGTGCCAGCAGCTCCTAATAGTTTAACTTATTCTTCTGTAACAACAAATAGTGTAACCTTAAATTGGAATAAGGTTTCTGGTGCATCAGGCTATAGAATTTACAGAGCTTTGTCTAATGATTCAAATTATAGTTTAGTAACTACAATTTCAACTAACACATACACAAATATTTCATTAACACTTAATACTAAATACTGGTATTTTGTACAAGCTTATAATCCATATGGTACCTCACTTGATTCTACACATATAAGTATTACAACTGATTCTGAATTATTAACTACAAAAAAATTAGTACTTGGATTCACAACCTATTATTATTCTGGAGATACCTCTTCATATAATTCAATAGTATCAAACGCAAGCAGTATTGATGAAATTGCAACACATACTTACTTAACAGATGGTAGTGGAAATATTTCGGGAATAGTTCCAACAAATCAAATAAACTATTCAAATAGCAATGCAATTAAAACTTTGGCTACAGTTCAAAATAACTTTGATGGTGCTATTTCAAAAAACTTACTTGAAAGCAGTACAAATAGACAAACATTAATAGGTAATATATTAACTTCTTTAAAAAACAATGGGTACAAAGGCGTTAATATAGATTTGGAGGGTGTTTATTATTATGATAGAAGCTATTTAACAACTTTTATGAATGAACTTTATTCTACACTTAAACCACAAGGCTTCTATGTAACTATCTCTGTTCCTGCAAAAACAAGTGATAGTCCTAATGCTTCTTGGAATGGTGCTTTCGATTATGCTAGCCTTTCTAAAGCAGCTGATCAAGTTATATTAATGGCTTACGATGAACACTATAGTGGGGGGACACCTGGTCCTATAGCTTCAATTGGTTGGACACAAAATGTAGTCAAATATGCCTTAACAGTTATCCCAAAAGAAAAAATTTTATTAGGATCTGCTGCCTATGGCTACGATTGGTATTCTAACCAAGCTAAAGCATACAGTATTTATGGAATTTATAACTTATCATCAAAATATAATACACCTATAAACTGGGATTTAACGTCCAAGTCTCCCTATTTCTACTACACCGATTTAAATGGAATAAATCATAGTGTGTGGTTTGAAAATGCCGAGAGTCTTAACTATAAACTAGATTTGGTAAACACTTACGATTTGGGAGGACTTGCTATATGGAGACTAGGTCTTGAAAATAGTGATTACTTTACAAGTATCAAAACAAAATTTAATAGGTAA
- a CDS encoding helix-turn-helix domain-containing protein, which yields MNRLQIGEVISKLRRDRGITQDEIGTFMGVSTAAVSKWESSTSYPDITLLPKLAHFFGVSIDFLLSYKIELSKKEIKTIFEECQTLFATGNIEKAINISNKYVKKYNCCYDLKLKIAALFYMYSYAMDEKEMKKYCIEIFEDIIENSNKSHLIEQALYQMGVLYSSLGEFDKAEKALNRMNKGELNPNIALANLYSAKNEFKKAREIYQTDFYRNMVYSTTCCMGICETYEKEKNLEKIDRYYSLLLNIKEAFSPHGDFVTGLSFYHMYFAKVYLKFNEKKKSMEAINRMLDFMKRTNINKPQNLASIDCFDEIKDHEVDVKINMYESVLKTLEEKDFDLLRDDVAFKNVIEEIERLNKRYAKV from the coding sequence TTGAATAGATTACAAATAGGAGAAGTTATATCAAAATTAAGAAGGGATAGAGGCATAACTCAAGATGAGATTGGGACTTTTATGGGTGTATCTACAGCGGCAGTATCAAAGTGGGAGAGTAGCACCTCATATCCAGATATAACATTATTACCTAAGCTTGCACATTTTTTTGGAGTTTCAATAGATTTTCTTTTAAGTTACAAAATTGAGCTTTCAAAAAAAGAAATAAAAACTATATTTGAAGAGTGTCAAACCTTGTTTGCAACTGGTAATATAGAAAAGGCTATAAATATAAGCAATAAATATGTGAAAAAATATAATTGTTGTTATGACTTGAAATTAAAAATAGCAGCATTATTTTACATGTATTCTTATGCTATGGATGAAAAAGAAATGAAAAAGTATTGTATTGAAATATTTGAGGATATAATAGAAAATTCAAATAAATCTCATTTGATTGAACAAGCTCTTTATCAGATGGGTGTATTGTATAGTTCACTTGGAGAGTTTGATAAAGCTGAAAAAGCATTAAATAGAATGAATAAAGGTGAGCTTAATCCTAATATTGCACTTGCAAATCTTTATTCCGCAAAAAATGAATTTAAAAAAGCACGAGAAATATATCAAACAGATTTTTATAGAAATATGGTTTATTCTACTACATGTTGTATGGGAATATGTGAAACTTATGAAAAAGAAAAAAACTTAGAAAAAATAGATAGGTATTACAGTCTACTATTAAATATAAAAGAAGCATTTTCGCCTCACGGAGATTTTGTAACTGGTTTAAGCTTTTATCACATGTATTTTGCTAAGGTATATTTGAAATTTAATGAAAAGAAAAAGTCAATGGAAGCTATAAATAGAATGCTAGATTTTATGAAGAGAACTAATATAAATAAACCTCAAAATTTAGCCTCTATAGATTGTTTTGATGAGATAAAAGATCATGAGGTTGATGTGAAAATAAATATGTATGAATCTGTACTAAAAACTTTAGAGGAAAAAGATTTTGACTTACTCAGAGATGATGTAGCATTTAAAAATGTAATTGAAGAGATAGAGAGGCTTAATAAAAGGTATGCTAAAGTTTAA